The following proteins are co-located in the Lacticaseibacillus paracasei subsp. paracasei genome:
- a CDS encoding ATP-binding cassette domain-containing protein — protein sequence MSLTITKLQKKIADQAVLNNITFSLSLGQVVGLVGPNGIGKTTIFRTVTHQYRADGGTIELDEQDLTDHPEQRENLFYLDNQHLFFRKYRLDKIAGDYQLLYATFDQARFMALIKKFGLQGSQRFQSLSKGYQALVMVALALASGAPYVFLDEPFDGLDLLIRERIVNLVVDAVADGKRTFLIASHNLVELDGLSDRVLFVKAGRISQDLTLEDVRQQAIKLQLVFKTKAIPDVIREQGRILTIRGRVIEAVFPHFTPEVKAAIAAEEPVLNESLPLSLSDLFKVEFRAKNAEVK from the coding sequence ATGAGTTTAACGATCACAAAATTGCAAAAAAAGATTGCCGATCAGGCTGTACTGAATAACATCACATTTTCCTTATCACTAGGGCAGGTGGTCGGGCTTGTCGGGCCTAACGGTATTGGGAAAACGACCATCTTCCGAACAGTGACGCATCAATATCGTGCGGACGGGGGCACCATTGAGTTGGATGAACAGGACTTGACCGACCATCCGGAACAACGCGAAAATCTTTTTTACCTTGATAATCAACATCTCTTCTTCCGTAAATACCGGCTGGATAAAATCGCCGGCGATTATCAATTGCTCTATGCGACGTTTGATCAAGCGCGGTTTATGGCGCTAATCAAAAAGTTCGGCCTGCAAGGATCACAACGTTTTCAGAGTCTTTCAAAAGGTTACCAGGCATTGGTGATGGTGGCGTTGGCGCTGGCGAGCGGGGCACCGTATGTTTTTCTGGATGAACCATTTGATGGGTTGGATTTGCTGATTCGCGAGCGGATTGTCAATTTGGTGGTAGATGCTGTTGCTGATGGTAAACGAACCTTTCTCATCGCCTCACATAATCTAGTCGAATTAGACGGCTTGTCAGATCGCGTTTTGTTCGTTAAAGCCGGTCGGATCAGTCAGGACTTGACGCTAGAGGACGTCAGACAGCAGGCGATCAAGCTGCAGTTAGTTTTCAAAACCAAGGCGATTCCTGATGTGATCAGGGAACAAGGTCGGATTCTGACCATTCGTGGACGCGTGATCGAAGCGGTTTTCCCGCATTTCACACCTGAAGTCAAGGCCGCGATTGCCGCCGAAGAACCCGTGCTGAATGAGAGTTTGCCGTTATCGCTATCTGATTTATTTAAAGTTGAGTTTCGCGCCAAAAACGCGGAGGTGAAATAA
- a CDS encoding GntR family transcriptional regulator, which translates to MATDPYAHLAYYERLVLQIKAQVVQGVLLPGDKLPSVREMAKQEQLNPNTIAKAYKQLEADGVIYVEPGRGSFIAEPLRQANTKDIAAFRPKFDALVVEAQSLGISIPILQAWLNEKEGQA; encoded by the coding sequence ATGGCGACTGATCCGTATGCCCATTTGGCTTACTACGAGCGCCTTGTGTTGCAAATTAAAGCACAAGTGGTGCAAGGCGTGCTGCTGCCAGGTGACAAATTGCCATCGGTGCGAGAGATGGCAAAACAAGAGCAGCTCAATCCCAACACGATTGCAAAGGCCTATAAGCAGCTTGAAGCAGATGGCGTGATCTATGTTGAGCCAGGACGCGGCTCGTTCATTGCCGAACCGTTAAGGCAGGCCAATACAAAAGATATTGCGGCATTTCGGCCTAAATTTGATGCCTTAGTGGTTGAAGCGCAGAGTTTGGGGATCAGCATTCCCATTCTGCAGGCATGGCTCAATGAGAAGGAGGGACAAGCATGA
- a CDS encoding redox-sensing transcriptional repressor Rex — MAETIIPKATAKRLPVYYRYLNFLANSGTTKISSTELSDAVKVDSATIRRDFSYFGALGKRGYGYDVVDLLNFFKKILNQDRLTNVGLVGVGNLGHALLNYNFRQANNIRISAGFDINPELAGTIQSGVPIYPMDEMIKQIKDQQIEIVILTVPIDAAQHITDDLVKAGIKGIMNFTPIRISVPSYVRVQNVDLATELQTLIYFLEHYGPTLKEPEA; from the coding sequence ATGGCGGAAACAATCATCCCCAAAGCAACGGCAAAACGCCTGCCCGTGTACTACCGTTATCTGAATTTTCTAGCCAATTCCGGAACAACCAAGATCAGTTCGACTGAATTGTCGGACGCAGTGAAGGTTGATTCGGCAACTATTCGGCGTGATTTTTCATACTTTGGTGCATTGGGTAAACGCGGTTACGGCTATGATGTCGTCGATCTACTTAATTTCTTTAAAAAGATTCTGAATCAGGATCGGTTAACCAATGTCGGGTTAGTCGGTGTTGGCAATCTTGGTCACGCGCTGTTGAATTACAACTTTCGGCAGGCAAACAACATTCGGATTAGTGCTGGCTTTGATATTAATCCCGAATTAGCTGGTACCATCCAAAGCGGTGTCCCAATCTATCCCATGGATGAAATGATCAAACAGATCAAGGATCAGCAAATCGAAATTGTGATTTTGACGGTGCCGATTGATGCTGCGCAACACATTACGGATGATTTGGTTAAAGCAGGGATCAAGGGCATCATGAACTTCACCCCGATTCGCATCTCTGTACCAAGTTATGTTCGCGTGCAAAACGTTGACCTAGCAACAGAATTACAGACGCTCATTTATTTCTTGGAGCATTACGGGCCGACTCTAAAAGAACCAGAAGCATAA